Genomic DNA from Pleurodeles waltl isolate 20211129_DDA chromosome 1_2, aPleWal1.hap1.20221129, whole genome shotgun sequence:
CTAgatgtaattcttggcatatgggacacctgtgaaaaatGCTGGCTCTTGCATACTTGAGGATTATTTTGTCACACAGGGTGACGTCAGTGGCAAAATGCTGGCTCTGGAACATTGGAGGCACTTCTTGGTACAAGGGAGGAGAACTATGTCATATGGGTGGGTGACAACAATGACATACTAGAGGTAGCCTTTGACCTAAGGGCTATCCATAATATATGGATGGTTAGTGGCAAAATTCTGGCCCTGGCATATTCTATGTCATCTTTGTCATAAGGTGGCACCCACAGCCGATGGCTGCACCCCTCATCAAAATGCTGTCCCAGGCACAATAGAGGTAATTTTGGAAATATGGTGGTACtcatattttgaaataaaaattgaGTCAACTCCAGCGGGTCAATCTGGTTTAATTGGCTTGTCATACGTGAAAGGACTCGAATATTTAATGAGTGCCCTTTCAAAGCTCATGGCATTTTAGCAAACTTATGTAAATAAAAACTGTGCTTTAAAAGCACTaccattttttttgcaaaagtgtCTTTGGAGGAGAACACCCAATAGAAGGGATCCCACTCAGTCACTTTACTTGCTGCAATTCAAGGCAAGCATTAGGCCCCACCATTCTCAAAGAGCATGTTAGCACGCTAACATTGGTGGTATCTGACATTAATCACACCGTTATTATGGAACGTCAGCAATGTAAGTTTTGTTAATGTCATCAGAATTAAGCTAATGTGACATCACTTCTTTGGAAGAATCAAGGTAAAAGGCAACGCCATATAATGTCACTTCTGTGGTGTTgctaaggtcaaagggtgtgtgtgtgtgtgatggcactTATGCTACCTATGGATTTTTGGTGAAAGGACATCCATTGCTTATGCTACAACATGGATGAAAAAAGGAGCACCCAGGGCTGCAGTAGATTTTAAAAGAAGTATTTCCCGACAAAGCAAATGTTGTTGCAGAGGAAGCCAGGATGATCGCTTCCAGGCAAGGAAAAAGTTACTGGTTGATGCATTTTCTAAGCCTTGCCCTGCTGCTCCTTATTCCCAGGGCACACAGATACATCATTGATGTGTTTTCTTAAATACTGCTGCTGTTTAGCCAGTCTAGGTCTTTGAAGTAGAGGGATTAAGGAAGATGTGGGGTGGGGCAGGGTACGAATAGGAAAATAGATGGTGAAACGAGGGGACAGGGAGGCGGTGGTGAATCCACTTTAATGGAGTCAAGCTGCAGGAGGCTCCCACAGGGGAGAAGTAGTCATTTGTGCACCAGGTGCAGTTGTGCCTGCCATAGAAGTGAGCgaggccttgcaccacattatagcgGTGCACTATACCCAACCAGGCAGTGGGCGTCCTTTTTCCAAGATTGCATTAGGTCCTGAAACCCTGGCTAAGCCAGTGCTGCAAGTGTGAGAtaaagggaaagtgttggacggTGAAAGGATGGCATGGGGTGGAATCGGGACAGTGCAGCCTCCTTATTCGGCAGGACTGTTAGTCGCGATTTTGGTAGCACTGAGGAAGGGCTTTTCAGCATATTAAGCACTGATATGCCTGTTGCACATATAGTCaatctaaaaatcacattttcattaATTGAAAAGAGAAGGTGCTTTTAGAATGTACAGAGAAGTGTATTTTCCATTCAAAATGTAGGGGTGAGTGCAACGCTTCCTCTAAGGTGCAGAATTAACGGCCTTATCGATACCTGCAACCTGTCTACGCCATAAAGTAGACTCTTAAGATTTTCCGGAATAAAATGCAAACATCCTGGAGGTTTGGGAAGGTTAAGCACTACTAAAAATAATTCTCGTTCCCAAATGGAACGGTTACAGTTTCACAAccggtttaaaaaaaatgcattttatttttatttaaatgtatatatcTCTTACAGCGAAATAAAATGCAGTACACAATTTAAAGCGAGCATCAGTAGAAAACGTGGGATGTTAATAACGTATTCTGAAAATGAAGCTATGGCTACAGATAAGTCAAAGGGGATCGAAGACTACGTTTTCACGCTACGTTTCACGAGCCAAATAAGCAAGCCACAGTTGAGAAGGGGAAAGAAGCTACAGTAGGAGCCGCACAGCATCCACAGTACTGAGAGGCTCCTCATCTCAACAGCGACCATGATATAGGCAACAACTAGCTGGGTTTGCACCAATGTGAGAAGTTTAAACAACAACGTGGCATGCCAAGATTTGACAATTGAACTCAAGTAGGGGCTAATCCGATAATCCGCTTCCACCATAACAGCCCAGCACAAAAAGCCAAAGACCTGCCCTGGGTAGAGGCCATGCCACCAGGCCGAGAAGATGAAGGTAACCAGTAAAGGCTGCATTGGGCTTTTCTTGAATATGAGTCGTCTCAGCCACTGGGAGGTGCTTTTGTTCCAAGTTCTGGTAAACAAAGACATCCTGTTGGTGGTTTCCAAAGTCCAGAGGTCCATGTCAGACAGCTCATGGTGAAAGATCTCTGCCTGGTGGCCAATCTGATTACCAAAGCCTGCCGCATGGACAAGCGATTCATCCAGCAGCCAGTGTGAGTAATAGGACAGCTTGAAGAGGAGAGCAGTGGACCACATTGTGGAAACACAGCTGAATTGGGAGCATTCAGCCAATCCTGGCTGGCTAATCACCCAGTCCTGCACGAAGATTCTTAGCATTTGTAATACCAACACACGAATGCACATACGGCCAAAAATCCTGATGGGGTTAGCAAGAGGTGCAACCACCCTACTGATTTGTTcgtcaaacattaaaaaagaacaCAGAGGGCCGCCTAGCAAAGCAGGGAAAAAGAGCAAGTAACTGCAGAGAGCCAGATGACTCCATAGTGACTGCTGAAAGGAGCCACGTTCTTGATTTTCTGGTGCGCTCCTCACTTTGCCTTCATGGATGTCCAAAGCCACTGATGTCACCCTCTGAGTGAGCAGCATGAGTgatgaaatagaaatagaaaatctAGAAGAAGGAAATTGTAAGAGTTAATACAATGAAACAATCTTTTCTCTAACCCTTCCAGGTATAGCTTCAATTCACTGCCTAGCTTTGAATTAGGATTGTCACATATATGATAAAGGACTATCACATATGTCATAAAGTAGTACATGGTTCAGATTACCATGTTCTACACAGGTAACATTAAAAACATACACGTTTCATGCAGATCCATTAAGTGGGAACCTAAAATAGGGGCCGGTGGGTCCTAAAAAGGACATTTCCCATTTCTACTTCTATAGGATTCTCTTTGATGCAGAAAAAACGGCTGAACAGAACGGCACCAAACTACCTAGAAAGTGCCTTTACTTGgtgtggtgtaaatgtgttcagtagttttggataaTTAGCGCTTAAAAGTGTTTCAGTCTGGACATGAAAAGATAACATTTT
This window encodes:
- the MBOAT4 gene encoding ghrelin O-acyltransferase, translating into MKRLAERKVVISMTFTTANPSGSLIPVYIFILVTGVVLSFASMGPYSLLVLTPAFVAAFLLPAANPASVHRWAFLLQMTWQTLCHLWLQYTSPRLENIQKTRFSISISSLMLLTQRVTSVALDIHEGKVRSAPENQERGSFQQSLWSHLALCSYLLFFPALLGGPLCSFLMFDEQISRVVAPLANPIRIFGRMCIRVLVLQMLRIFVQDWVISQPGLAECSQFSCVSTMWSTALLFKLSYYSHWLLDESLVHAAGFGNQIGHQAEIFHHELSDMDLWTLETTNRMSLFTRTWNKSTSQWLRRLIFKKSPMQPLLVTFIFSAWWHGLYPGQVFGFLCWAVMVEADYRISPYLSSIVKSWHATLLFKLLTLVQTQLVVAYIMVAVEMRSLSVLWMLCGSYCSFFPLLNCGLLIWLVKRSVKT